One stretch of Mangifera indica cultivar Alphonso chromosome 9, CATAS_Mindica_2.1, whole genome shotgun sequence DNA includes these proteins:
- the LOC123225529 gene encoding arabinosyltransferase XEG113-like isoform X1 translates to MGDWKNWYQEAANSKPLFKTIYTTVIIGILVSAFYVFSAISSSKSPTTASSTSWLSSPSSGSYVDSSHLSITPNFSRTTMGAIPPPVSQTRSKSATPIWEVPKTKKMPPLKVFRLTKDLVQQRAEDNVIILTFGNYAFMDFILTWVKHLTDLGLSNLMVGAMDTKLVEALYWKGVPVFDMGSHMSTLDVGWGSPSFHKMGREKAILIDSVLPFGFELLMCDTDMVWLKNPIPYLAQYPDADILTSSDSVVPTVIDDRLDIWQQVDAAYNVGIFHWRPTESSKKLAKEWKEMLLADETVWDQNGFNDLVRRQLGPSVIGDSGLAYAYDGNLKLGVLPASIFCSGHTYFVQAMYQQLRLQPYAVHTTFQYSGTEGKRHRLREGMVFYDPPEYYDSPGGFLSFKPSIPKSLLLDGEHNLESHFTLINYQMKQIRTALAIASLLNRTLVMPKLWCRLDRLWFGHPGVLVGSMTRQPFVCPLDHVFEINVMLQDMPLEDFGPSIGIREYTFFDNPSLPKQVKESWLEVHLCQDGLGDCHASNNTTRPGVLRFPRLISEETFQKVFSSFKDVKVIQFSSMQDAFVGFTDKTRDEKFRKRVKQYVGIWCCVENQTPGHIYYDMYWDEKPGWKPVPPQKSEDDHPPW, encoded by the exons ATGGGTGATTGGAAAAACTGGTATCAAGAGGCTGCGAATTCGAAGCCATTGTTCAAAACGATCTACACAACTGTGATTATCGGAATATTAGTTTCTGCGTTTTATGTTTTCTCTGCCATTAGCTCCTCTAAGTCACCCACCACTGCCTCCTCCACAAGTTggctttcttctccttcttctggTTCct ATGTAGATTCTTCTCACTTAAGTATAACACCCAATTTTTCCCGTACAACAATGGGTGCAATACCACCACCTGTATCTCAAACTCGAAGCAAATCTGCAACTCCTATATGGGAGGTTCCAAAAACTAAGAAAATGCCACCTCTGAAGGTCTTTCGGCTGACAAAAGATCTCGTTCAGCAAAGGGCAGAAGATAATGTCATAATATTGACTTTTGGTAACTATGCATTCATGGATTTCATCCTGACTTGGGTTAAACACTTGACAGATTTGGGGCTCTCAAATCTCATGGTTG GTGCCATGGATACCAAACTGGTGGAGGCTTTGTATTGGAAAGGTGTTCCAGTATTTGATATGGGAAGCCATATGAGCACGCTAGACGTTGGCTGGGGTTCACCATCCTTTCATAAAATGGGTAGAGAGAAAGCAATTCTGATAGACTCAGTCCTTCCTTTTGGTTTTGAGCTGTTGATGTGTGATACTGACATGGTTTGGCTGAAG AATCCAATTCCATATCTTGCTCAATATCCTGATGCAGATATCTTAACATCAAGCGATAGTGTTGTACCTACAGTTATTGATGATAGGTTGGACATTTGGCAACAAG TTGATGCAGCTTATAATGTAGGAATTTTCCATTGGCGGCCAACAGAGTCTTCTAAAAAATTGGCAAAGGAATGGAAAGAAATGCTTCTAGCCGATGAGACAGTATGGGATCAAAATGGATTTAATGATCTTGTTCGCAGGCAGTTAGGACCGTCTGTTATTGGGGATAGCGGACTTGCTTATGCTTATGATGGTAATTTAAAGCTGGGAGTTCTGCCAGCAAGTATATTTTGTAGTGGGCATACTTATTTTGTCCAG GCTATGTATCAGCAGCTGAGGTTGCAGCCCTATGCAGTGCATACCACATTCCAGTACTCAGGCACAGAAGGAAAGCGTCACCGACTGCGGGAAGGCATGGTTTTTTATGATCCACCTGAATATTATGATTCACCTG GAGGTTTCTTGTCATTTAAACCATCTATTCCAAAGAGCTTGCTACTGGATGGGGAGCATAATCTGGAATCTCACTTTACTCTTATCAATTACCAA atGAAACAAATAAGGACAGCCCTGGCTATTGCTTCATTGTTGAATCGTACACTG GTCATGCCGAAACTTTGGTGCAGGCTGGATAGGCTTTGGTTTGGACATCCAGGGGTTCTGGTGGGGTCTATGACTAGACAACCTTTTGTCTGTCCTTTGGACCATGTATTTGAG ATAAATGTCATGCTGCAAGACATGCCATTGGAGGATTTTGGCCCCAGCATTGGTATTAGAGAGTATACGTTTTTTGACAATCCGTCACTGCCTAAACAG GTGAAAGAGTCATGGCTTGAAGTTCATCTTTGTCAAGATGGATTAGGCGATTGTCATGCATCAAACAATACAACTCGACCAGGAGTACTCAGATTTCCAAGACTTATTAGTGAAGAAACG TTCCAGAAAGTTTTCTCCTCTTTCAAGGATGTCAAAGTCATTCAGTTTTCTTCAATGCAAGATGCTTTTGTGGGTTTCACTGACAAG ACAAGAGATGAGAAATTCAGGAAACGTGTGAAACAGTATGTTGGCATATGGTGCTGTGTAGAGAATCAGACCCCTGGACACATATATTATGACATGTACTGGGACGAGAAACCTGGCTGGAAACCAGTCCCGCCTCAAAAGTCAGAGGATGATCACCCACCTTGGTGA
- the LOC123225529 gene encoding arabinosyltransferase XEG113-like isoform X3, with protein sequence MGDWKNWYQEAANSKPLFKTIYTTVIIGILVSAFYVFSAISSSKSPTTASSTNVDSSHLSITPNFSRTTMGAIPPPVSQTRSKSATPIWEVPKTKKMPPLKVFRLTKDLVQQRAEDNVIILTFGNYAFMDFILTWVKHLTDLGLSNLMVGAMDTKLVEALYWKGVPVFDMGSHMSTLDVGWGSPSFHKMGREKAILIDSVLPFGFELLMCDTDMVWLKNPIPYLAQYPDADILTSSDSVVPTVIDDRLDIWQQVDAAYNVGIFHWRPTESSKKLAKEWKEMLLADETVWDQNGFNDLVRRQLGPSVIGDSGLAYAYDGNLKLGVLPASIFCSGHTYFVQAMYQQLRLQPYAVHTTFQYSGTEGKRHRLREGMVFYDPPEYYDSPGGFLSFKPSIPKSLLLDGEHNLESHFTLINYQMKQIRTALAIASLLNRTLVMPKLWCRLDRLWFGHPGVLVGSMTRQPFVCPLDHVFEINVMLQDMPLEDFGPSIGIREYTFFDNPSLPKQVKESWLEVHLCQDGLGDCHASNNTTRPGVLRFPRLISEETFQKVFSSFKDVKVIQFSSMQDAFVGFTDKTRDEKFRKRVKQYVGIWCCVENQTPGHIYYDMYWDEKPGWKPVPPQKSEDDHPPW encoded by the exons ATGGGTGATTGGAAAAACTGGTATCAAGAGGCTGCGAATTCGAAGCCATTGTTCAAAACGATCTACACAACTGTGATTATCGGAATATTAGTTTCTGCGTTTTATGTTTTCTCTGCCATTAGCTCCTCTAAGTCACCCACCACTGCCTCCTCCACAA ATGTAGATTCTTCTCACTTAAGTATAACACCCAATTTTTCCCGTACAACAATGGGTGCAATACCACCACCTGTATCTCAAACTCGAAGCAAATCTGCAACTCCTATATGGGAGGTTCCAAAAACTAAGAAAATGCCACCTCTGAAGGTCTTTCGGCTGACAAAAGATCTCGTTCAGCAAAGGGCAGAAGATAATGTCATAATATTGACTTTTGGTAACTATGCATTCATGGATTTCATCCTGACTTGGGTTAAACACTTGACAGATTTGGGGCTCTCAAATCTCATGGTTG GTGCCATGGATACCAAACTGGTGGAGGCTTTGTATTGGAAAGGTGTTCCAGTATTTGATATGGGAAGCCATATGAGCACGCTAGACGTTGGCTGGGGTTCACCATCCTTTCATAAAATGGGTAGAGAGAAAGCAATTCTGATAGACTCAGTCCTTCCTTTTGGTTTTGAGCTGTTGATGTGTGATACTGACATGGTTTGGCTGAAG AATCCAATTCCATATCTTGCTCAATATCCTGATGCAGATATCTTAACATCAAGCGATAGTGTTGTACCTACAGTTATTGATGATAGGTTGGACATTTGGCAACAAG TTGATGCAGCTTATAATGTAGGAATTTTCCATTGGCGGCCAACAGAGTCTTCTAAAAAATTGGCAAAGGAATGGAAAGAAATGCTTCTAGCCGATGAGACAGTATGGGATCAAAATGGATTTAATGATCTTGTTCGCAGGCAGTTAGGACCGTCTGTTATTGGGGATAGCGGACTTGCTTATGCTTATGATGGTAATTTAAAGCTGGGAGTTCTGCCAGCAAGTATATTTTGTAGTGGGCATACTTATTTTGTCCAG GCTATGTATCAGCAGCTGAGGTTGCAGCCCTATGCAGTGCATACCACATTCCAGTACTCAGGCACAGAAGGAAAGCGTCACCGACTGCGGGAAGGCATGGTTTTTTATGATCCACCTGAATATTATGATTCACCTG GAGGTTTCTTGTCATTTAAACCATCTATTCCAAAGAGCTTGCTACTGGATGGGGAGCATAATCTGGAATCTCACTTTACTCTTATCAATTACCAA atGAAACAAATAAGGACAGCCCTGGCTATTGCTTCATTGTTGAATCGTACACTG GTCATGCCGAAACTTTGGTGCAGGCTGGATAGGCTTTGGTTTGGACATCCAGGGGTTCTGGTGGGGTCTATGACTAGACAACCTTTTGTCTGTCCTTTGGACCATGTATTTGAG ATAAATGTCATGCTGCAAGACATGCCATTGGAGGATTTTGGCCCCAGCATTGGTATTAGAGAGTATACGTTTTTTGACAATCCGTCACTGCCTAAACAG GTGAAAGAGTCATGGCTTGAAGTTCATCTTTGTCAAGATGGATTAGGCGATTGTCATGCATCAAACAATACAACTCGACCAGGAGTACTCAGATTTCCAAGACTTATTAGTGAAGAAACG TTCCAGAAAGTTTTCTCCTCTTTCAAGGATGTCAAAGTCATTCAGTTTTCTTCAATGCAAGATGCTTTTGTGGGTTTCACTGACAAG ACAAGAGATGAGAAATTCAGGAAACGTGTGAAACAGTATGTTGGCATATGGTGCTGTGTAGAGAATCAGACCCCTGGACACATATATTATGACATGTACTGGGACGAGAAACCTGGCTGGAAACCAGTCCCGCCTCAAAAGTCAGAGGATGATCACCCACCTTGGTGA
- the LOC123225529 gene encoding arabinosyltransferase XEG113-like isoform X2: MGDWKNWYQEAANSKPLFKTIYTTVIIGILVSAFYVFSAISSSKSPTTASSTSWLSSPSSGSYVDSSHLSITPNFSRTTMGAIPPPVSQTRSKSATPIWEVPKTKKMPPLKVFRLTKDLVQQRAEDNVIILTFGNYAFMDFILTWVKHLTDLGLSNLMVGAMDTKLVEALYWKGVPVFDMGSHMSTLDVGWGSPSFHKMGREKAILIDSVLPFGFELLMCDTDMVWLKNPIPYLAQYPDADILTSSDSVVPTVIDDRLDIWQQVDAAYNVGIFHWRPTESSKKLAKEWKEMLLADETVWDQNGFNDLVRRQLGPSVIGDSGLAYAYDGNLKLGVLPASIFCSGHTYFVQAMYQQLRLQPYAVHTTFQYSGTEGKRHRLREGMVFYDPPEYYDSPGGFLSFKPSIPKSLLLDGEHNLESHFTLINYQMKQIRTALAIASLLNRTLVMPKLWCRLDRLWFGHPGVLVGSMTRQPFVCPLDHVFEINVMLQDMPLEDFGPSIGIREYTFFDNPSLPKQVKESWLEVHLCQDGLGDCHASNNTTRPGVLRFPRLISEETSAFDPMEKIDDGRKSDESPENVHEADLKKNHHRESGVRTKESPALIRESTPHECPEFVALFPAYKPKLFFRLHRSC; this comes from the exons ATGGGTGATTGGAAAAACTGGTATCAAGAGGCTGCGAATTCGAAGCCATTGTTCAAAACGATCTACACAACTGTGATTATCGGAATATTAGTTTCTGCGTTTTATGTTTTCTCTGCCATTAGCTCCTCTAAGTCACCCACCACTGCCTCCTCCACAAGTTggctttcttctccttcttctggTTCct ATGTAGATTCTTCTCACTTAAGTATAACACCCAATTTTTCCCGTACAACAATGGGTGCAATACCACCACCTGTATCTCAAACTCGAAGCAAATCTGCAACTCCTATATGGGAGGTTCCAAAAACTAAGAAAATGCCACCTCTGAAGGTCTTTCGGCTGACAAAAGATCTCGTTCAGCAAAGGGCAGAAGATAATGTCATAATATTGACTTTTGGTAACTATGCATTCATGGATTTCATCCTGACTTGGGTTAAACACTTGACAGATTTGGGGCTCTCAAATCTCATGGTTG GTGCCATGGATACCAAACTGGTGGAGGCTTTGTATTGGAAAGGTGTTCCAGTATTTGATATGGGAAGCCATATGAGCACGCTAGACGTTGGCTGGGGTTCACCATCCTTTCATAAAATGGGTAGAGAGAAAGCAATTCTGATAGACTCAGTCCTTCCTTTTGGTTTTGAGCTGTTGATGTGTGATACTGACATGGTTTGGCTGAAG AATCCAATTCCATATCTTGCTCAATATCCTGATGCAGATATCTTAACATCAAGCGATAGTGTTGTACCTACAGTTATTGATGATAGGTTGGACATTTGGCAACAAG TTGATGCAGCTTATAATGTAGGAATTTTCCATTGGCGGCCAACAGAGTCTTCTAAAAAATTGGCAAAGGAATGGAAAGAAATGCTTCTAGCCGATGAGACAGTATGGGATCAAAATGGATTTAATGATCTTGTTCGCAGGCAGTTAGGACCGTCTGTTATTGGGGATAGCGGACTTGCTTATGCTTATGATGGTAATTTAAAGCTGGGAGTTCTGCCAGCAAGTATATTTTGTAGTGGGCATACTTATTTTGTCCAG GCTATGTATCAGCAGCTGAGGTTGCAGCCCTATGCAGTGCATACCACATTCCAGTACTCAGGCACAGAAGGAAAGCGTCACCGACTGCGGGAAGGCATGGTTTTTTATGATCCACCTGAATATTATGATTCACCTG GAGGTTTCTTGTCATTTAAACCATCTATTCCAAAGAGCTTGCTACTGGATGGGGAGCATAATCTGGAATCTCACTTTACTCTTATCAATTACCAA atGAAACAAATAAGGACAGCCCTGGCTATTGCTTCATTGTTGAATCGTACACTG GTCATGCCGAAACTTTGGTGCAGGCTGGATAGGCTTTGGTTTGGACATCCAGGGGTTCTGGTGGGGTCTATGACTAGACAACCTTTTGTCTGTCCTTTGGACCATGTATTTGAG ATAAATGTCATGCTGCAAGACATGCCATTGGAGGATTTTGGCCCCAGCATTGGTATTAGAGAGTATACGTTTTTTGACAATCCGTCACTGCCTAAACAG GTGAAAGAGTCATGGCTTGAAGTTCATCTTTGTCAAGATGGATTAGGCGATTGTCATGCATCAAACAATACAACTCGACCAGGAGTACTCAGATTTCCAAGACTTATTAGTGAAGAAACG agcgcgttCGATCCAATGGAGAAGATAGATGATGGTCGGAAAAGTGATGAGTCGCCGGAAAATGTTCATGAGGCTgacttgaagaaaaatcatcacagGGAATCCGGTGTTCGGACAAAAGAATCCCCTGCTCTTATTCGAGAATCTACTCCACATGAATGCCCAGAATTTGTTGCTCTCTTTCCTGCTTACAAACCGAAGCTCTTTTTTCGCCTTCACCGGAGCTGCTAA
- the LOC123225529 gene encoding arabinosyltransferase XEG113-like isoform X5: protein MGDWKNWYQEAANSKPLFKTIYTTVIIGILVSAFYVFSAISSSKSPTTASSTSWLSSPSSGSYVDSSHLSITPNFSRTTMGAIPPPVSQTRSKSATPIWEVPKTKKMPPLKVFRLTKDLVQQRAEDNVIILTFGNYAFMDFILTWVKHLTDLGLSNLMVGAMDTKLVEALYWKGVPVFDMGSHMSTLDVGWGSPSFHKMVDAAYNVGIFHWRPTESSKKLAKEWKEMLLADETVWDQNGFNDLVRRQLGPSVIGDSGLAYAYDGNLKLGVLPASIFCSGHTYFVQAMYQQLRLQPYAVHTTFQYSGTEGKRHRLREGMVFYDPPEYYDSPGGFLSFKPSIPKSLLLDGEHNLESHFTLINYQMKQIRTALAIASLLNRTLVMPKLWCRLDRLWFGHPGVLVGSMTRQPFVCPLDHVFEINVMLQDMPLEDFGPSIGIREYTFFDNPSLPKQVKESWLEVHLCQDGLGDCHASNNTTRPGVLRFPRLISEETFQKVFSSFKDVKVIQFSSMQDAFVGFTDKTRDEKFRKRVKQYVGIWCCVENQTPGHIYYDMYWDEKPGWKPVPPQKSEDDHPPW from the exons ATGGGTGATTGGAAAAACTGGTATCAAGAGGCTGCGAATTCGAAGCCATTGTTCAAAACGATCTACACAACTGTGATTATCGGAATATTAGTTTCTGCGTTTTATGTTTTCTCTGCCATTAGCTCCTCTAAGTCACCCACCACTGCCTCCTCCACAAGTTggctttcttctccttcttctggTTCct ATGTAGATTCTTCTCACTTAAGTATAACACCCAATTTTTCCCGTACAACAATGGGTGCAATACCACCACCTGTATCTCAAACTCGAAGCAAATCTGCAACTCCTATATGGGAGGTTCCAAAAACTAAGAAAATGCCACCTCTGAAGGTCTTTCGGCTGACAAAAGATCTCGTTCAGCAAAGGGCAGAAGATAATGTCATAATATTGACTTTTGGTAACTATGCATTCATGGATTTCATCCTGACTTGGGTTAAACACTTGACAGATTTGGGGCTCTCAAATCTCATGGTTG GTGCCATGGATACCAAACTGGTGGAGGCTTTGTATTGGAAAGGTGTTCCAGTATTTGATATGGGAAGCCATATGAGCACGCTAGACGTTGGCTGGGGTTCACCATCCTTTCATAAAATGG TTGATGCAGCTTATAATGTAGGAATTTTCCATTGGCGGCCAACAGAGTCTTCTAAAAAATTGGCAAAGGAATGGAAAGAAATGCTTCTAGCCGATGAGACAGTATGGGATCAAAATGGATTTAATGATCTTGTTCGCAGGCAGTTAGGACCGTCTGTTATTGGGGATAGCGGACTTGCTTATGCTTATGATGGTAATTTAAAGCTGGGAGTTCTGCCAGCAAGTATATTTTGTAGTGGGCATACTTATTTTGTCCAG GCTATGTATCAGCAGCTGAGGTTGCAGCCCTATGCAGTGCATACCACATTCCAGTACTCAGGCACAGAAGGAAAGCGTCACCGACTGCGGGAAGGCATGGTTTTTTATGATCCACCTGAATATTATGATTCACCTG GAGGTTTCTTGTCATTTAAACCATCTATTCCAAAGAGCTTGCTACTGGATGGGGAGCATAATCTGGAATCTCACTTTACTCTTATCAATTACCAA atGAAACAAATAAGGACAGCCCTGGCTATTGCTTCATTGTTGAATCGTACACTG GTCATGCCGAAACTTTGGTGCAGGCTGGATAGGCTTTGGTTTGGACATCCAGGGGTTCTGGTGGGGTCTATGACTAGACAACCTTTTGTCTGTCCTTTGGACCATGTATTTGAG ATAAATGTCATGCTGCAAGACATGCCATTGGAGGATTTTGGCCCCAGCATTGGTATTAGAGAGTATACGTTTTTTGACAATCCGTCACTGCCTAAACAG GTGAAAGAGTCATGGCTTGAAGTTCATCTTTGTCAAGATGGATTAGGCGATTGTCATGCATCAAACAATACAACTCGACCAGGAGTACTCAGATTTCCAAGACTTATTAGTGAAGAAACG TTCCAGAAAGTTTTCTCCTCTTTCAAGGATGTCAAAGTCATTCAGTTTTCTTCAATGCAAGATGCTTTTGTGGGTTTCACTGACAAG ACAAGAGATGAGAAATTCAGGAAACGTGTGAAACAGTATGTTGGCATATGGTGCTGTGTAGAGAATCAGACCCCTGGACACATATATTATGACATGTACTGGGACGAGAAACCTGGCTGGAAACCAGTCCCGCCTCAAAAGTCAGAGGATGATCACCCACCTTGGTGA
- the LOC123225529 gene encoding arabinosyltransferase XEG113-like isoform X4: MGDWKNWYQEAANSKPLFKTIYTTVIIGILVSAFYVFSAISSSKSPTTASSTSWLSSPSSGSYVDSSHLSITPNFSRTTMGAIPPPVSQTRSKSATPIWEVPKTKKMPPLKVFRLTKDLVQQRAEDNVIILTFGNYAFMDFILTWVKHLTDLGLSNLMVGAMDTKLVEALYWKGVPVFDMGSHMSTLDVGWGSPSFHKMDILTSSDSVVPTVIDDRLDIWQQVDAAYNVGIFHWRPTESSKKLAKEWKEMLLADETVWDQNGFNDLVRRQLGPSVIGDSGLAYAYDGNLKLGVLPASIFCSGHTYFVQAMYQQLRLQPYAVHTTFQYSGTEGKRHRLREGMVFYDPPEYYDSPGGFLSFKPSIPKSLLLDGEHNLESHFTLINYQMKQIRTALAIASLLNRTLVMPKLWCRLDRLWFGHPGVLVGSMTRQPFVCPLDHVFEINVMLQDMPLEDFGPSIGIREYTFFDNPSLPKQVKESWLEVHLCQDGLGDCHASNNTTRPGVLRFPRLISEETFQKVFSSFKDVKVIQFSSMQDAFVGFTDKTRDEKFRKRVKQYVGIWCCVENQTPGHIYYDMYWDEKPGWKPVPPQKSEDDHPPW, encoded by the exons ATGGGTGATTGGAAAAACTGGTATCAAGAGGCTGCGAATTCGAAGCCATTGTTCAAAACGATCTACACAACTGTGATTATCGGAATATTAGTTTCTGCGTTTTATGTTTTCTCTGCCATTAGCTCCTCTAAGTCACCCACCACTGCCTCCTCCACAAGTTggctttcttctccttcttctggTTCct ATGTAGATTCTTCTCACTTAAGTATAACACCCAATTTTTCCCGTACAACAATGGGTGCAATACCACCACCTGTATCTCAAACTCGAAGCAAATCTGCAACTCCTATATGGGAGGTTCCAAAAACTAAGAAAATGCCACCTCTGAAGGTCTTTCGGCTGACAAAAGATCTCGTTCAGCAAAGGGCAGAAGATAATGTCATAATATTGACTTTTGGTAACTATGCATTCATGGATTTCATCCTGACTTGGGTTAAACACTTGACAGATTTGGGGCTCTCAAATCTCATGGTTG GTGCCATGGATACCAAACTGGTGGAGGCTTTGTATTGGAAAGGTGTTCCAGTATTTGATATGGGAAGCCATATGAGCACGCTAGACGTTGGCTGGGGTTCACCATCCTTTCATAAAATGG ATATCTTAACATCAAGCGATAGTGTTGTACCTACAGTTATTGATGATAGGTTGGACATTTGGCAACAAG TTGATGCAGCTTATAATGTAGGAATTTTCCATTGGCGGCCAACAGAGTCTTCTAAAAAATTGGCAAAGGAATGGAAAGAAATGCTTCTAGCCGATGAGACAGTATGGGATCAAAATGGATTTAATGATCTTGTTCGCAGGCAGTTAGGACCGTCTGTTATTGGGGATAGCGGACTTGCTTATGCTTATGATGGTAATTTAAAGCTGGGAGTTCTGCCAGCAAGTATATTTTGTAGTGGGCATACTTATTTTGTCCAG GCTATGTATCAGCAGCTGAGGTTGCAGCCCTATGCAGTGCATACCACATTCCAGTACTCAGGCACAGAAGGAAAGCGTCACCGACTGCGGGAAGGCATGGTTTTTTATGATCCACCTGAATATTATGATTCACCTG GAGGTTTCTTGTCATTTAAACCATCTATTCCAAAGAGCTTGCTACTGGATGGGGAGCATAATCTGGAATCTCACTTTACTCTTATCAATTACCAA atGAAACAAATAAGGACAGCCCTGGCTATTGCTTCATTGTTGAATCGTACACTG GTCATGCCGAAACTTTGGTGCAGGCTGGATAGGCTTTGGTTTGGACATCCAGGGGTTCTGGTGGGGTCTATGACTAGACAACCTTTTGTCTGTCCTTTGGACCATGTATTTGAG ATAAATGTCATGCTGCAAGACATGCCATTGGAGGATTTTGGCCCCAGCATTGGTATTAGAGAGTATACGTTTTTTGACAATCCGTCACTGCCTAAACAG GTGAAAGAGTCATGGCTTGAAGTTCATCTTTGTCAAGATGGATTAGGCGATTGTCATGCATCAAACAATACAACTCGACCAGGAGTACTCAGATTTCCAAGACTTATTAGTGAAGAAACG TTCCAGAAAGTTTTCTCCTCTTTCAAGGATGTCAAAGTCATTCAGTTTTCTTCAATGCAAGATGCTTTTGTGGGTTTCACTGACAAG ACAAGAGATGAGAAATTCAGGAAACGTGTGAAACAGTATGTTGGCATATGGTGCTGTGTAGAGAATCAGACCCCTGGACACATATATTATGACATGTACTGGGACGAGAAACCTGGCTGGAAACCAGTCCCGCCTCAAAAGTCAGAGGATGATCACCCACCTTGGTGA